The Saprospiraceae bacterium genome includes a window with the following:
- a CDS encoding TolC family protein, translating into MLKNRYQVILCIFFINIAPLKGQILTLNEVLENITLNNPQLKMYDADIQSMDAASAGAKSWMPPQVQVGFFMTPYNPSFWKADGAFAGMGNFMVGATQMIPNPKKQMADFNYMNAMSSVERENRNYTLNQLYALAKTNYYEWMIISKKVKIANENLLLLAYMIKSMEIRYQYNMDKLPTYYKAKAKYSSLENMIVMLKNDISQKMIVLNTLMARDKNITFEVDNTYRFTDFNNEASDTTFLTKRRSDIKAIEKTININQLKIEVENTRLLPDFGVRYDHMFAFGQQPQQFTLMGMVNIPMSWSTKMNKANIHSFQIKNESLYWQKQMVLNEASGMIKAMKTELKFLKDQYQISENSIIPAIRKNYETALLAWQNNTGDLFQVLDAWESLNMAQLDTLDKLQRILVTQVEIEKQMEIK; encoded by the coding sequence ATGTTAAAGAATAGATACCAAGTCATCCTGTGCATATTTTTCATAAATATTGCACCCTTAAAAGGTCAAATACTTACATTGAATGAAGTGCTGGAGAATATAACATTGAACAATCCACAGTTAAAAATGTATGATGCAGACATTCAGAGTATGGATGCCGCATCTGCCGGAGCCAAAAGCTGGATGCCGCCACAAGTGCAAGTTGGCTTTTTTATGACACCATACAACCCTTCCTTCTGGAAAGCGGATGGAGCATTTGCCGGAATGGGTAATTTTATGGTCGGTGCTACTCAAATGATACCAAATCCTAAAAAGCAAATGGCAGACTTTAACTATATGAATGCCATGTCTTCTGTAGAAAGGGAAAATAGAAACTATACCTTAAATCAATTATATGCTTTAGCAAAAACCAATTATTATGAATGGATGATAATAAGCAAAAAAGTCAAAATAGCCAATGAAAATCTACTACTCCTGGCATATATGATAAAAAGTATGGAGATAAGATACCAATATAACATGGATAAACTACCAACCTATTATAAAGCCAAAGCCAAATACAGTTCATTAGAAAATATGATTGTCATGCTTAAAAATGATATTTCACAAAAAATGATTGTATTAAATACATTGATGGCCAGAGATAAAAATATCACATTTGAAGTGGACAATACCTATCGTTTTACTGATTTTAATAATGAAGCATCAGATACGACTTTTCTCACCAAAAGACGAAGTGACATCAAAGCAATAGAGAAAACTATAAATATAAATCAGTTAAAAATCGAAGTAGAAAATACAAGACTTTTGCCGGATTTTGGGGTGCGATATGATCATATGTTTGCGTTTGGTCAGCAACCACAACAATTCACCTTAATGGGTATGGTAAATATCCCTATGTCATGGTCCACCAAAATGAATAAAGCCAATATACATAGTTTTCAAATTAAAAATGAGAGTCTGTACTGGCAAAAACAAATGGTGCTGAATGAAGCTTCAGGAATGATAAAAGCAATGAAAACGGAACTTAAATTTTTAAAAGATCAATATCAAATTTCTGAAAACTCAATTATCCCTGCAATAAGAAAAAATTATGAAACCGCTTTATTAGCATGGCAAAATAATACAGGGGACTTATTTCAGGTACTAGATGCCTGGGAATCACTAAATATGGCACAATTGGACACATTGGATAAACTACAACGTATTTTAGTCACTCAGGTAGAAATTGAAAAACAAATGGAAATAAAATAG
- a CDS encoding efflux RND transporter periplasmic adaptor subunit, translating to MNKYIKYSIGLLLMVIIGFGIYYFAIKSKHHSGDHQQTKTYTCPMPQDSFFSDQPGTCPKCGMTLVEVDAHKYDESSKKMASYTCPMPEDSVYSDKPGICPKCGMTLIKKENHDQHTDDYTIDQLLKPTNQFVVGKYPVITAKDTAISGEINLPGLIAYDLDAAVNIAARISGRIEKMYINYKFQAVKKGQKLFDVYSPELLTEQQNFIFLNSDDPENTSIIEASKQKLLLYGMTQSQISSMAKSKTANAQITIYSPVEGIISGTESMSEQNESGMSIKNNNTEALSVKEGNYIKKGEVIFKLLSTDRVWGIFNVMQGNSAFIKINQPVLVTSEMNGMKPFTAKINYIETQFNPEDRSNSVRVYLNNKMLKLPIGLRLEGLVKISPVKGIWLDKKALVSTGTQKIIFTKKEGGFKAKAIKTGLEIGDFIQILSGISLKDELAQNAQYLMDSESFIKTK from the coding sequence ATGAACAAATATATAAAATACAGTATCGGATTACTCCTGATGGTTATCATAGGTTTTGGTATTTACTATTTTGCCATAAAATCAAAACATCACAGTGGAGATCATCAACAAACCAAAACCTATACCTGTCCGATGCCCCAAGACTCATTTTTTAGTGATCAGCCCGGAACATGTCCTAAATGCGGCATGACACTGGTCGAAGTTGATGCACACAAATATGATGAAAGTTCTAAAAAAATGGCGTCCTATACCTGTCCTATGCCTGAAGATTCAGTGTACAGCGATAAACCCGGAATATGTCCTAAGTGTGGCATGACACTGATAAAAAAAGAAAATCATGACCAACATACAGATGACTATACCATAGATCAACTCCTGAAGCCTACTAATCAATTTGTGGTAGGAAAATATCCTGTTATTACTGCAAAAGACACCGCTATATCCGGGGAAATAAATTTGCCCGGACTCATAGCTTACGATCTGGATGCGGCAGTAAATATAGCCGCACGCATCAGTGGGAGAATAGAGAAAATGTACATTAACTATAAATTTCAAGCAGTAAAAAAGGGCCAAAAATTATTTGATGTATATAGTCCTGAATTGTTGACAGAACAGCAAAACTTCATCTTTTTAAACTCTGATGATCCGGAAAATACTTCCATCATTGAGGCTTCGAAACAGAAATTATTGTTATATGGAATGACTCAAAGTCAGATCAGTAGCATGGCTAAATCAAAAACAGCAAATGCTCAGATTACGATATATAGTCCGGTAGAAGGGATTATCTCAGGAACAGAATCCATGAGTGAACAAAATGAAAGCGGTATGTCCATTAAAAATAACAATACCGAAGCATTAAGTGTGAAAGAAGGCAATTACATAAAAAAAGGAGAAGTAATTTTTAAATTACTGAGTACAGATCGGGTTTGGGGTATATTTAATGTCATGCAGGGCAACAGCGCATTTATAAAGATAAATCAACCAGTCTTAGTAACTTCCGAAATGAACGGAATGAAGCCCTTTACCGCCAAAATAAATTATATAGAAACCCAATTTAATCCTGAAGACAGGTCCAATAGCGTGCGGGTATATCTGAATAACAAAATGCTGAAATTGCCTATAGGTTTAAGACTGGAAGGACTGGTAAAAATCAGTCCTGTAAAAGGTATCTGGCTTGACAAAAAAGCTTTAGTTAGTACCGGAACTCAAAAAATAATTTTTACAAAAAAAGAAGGTGGCTTCAAAGCAAAAGCCATAAAGACAGGTCTCGAAATAGGTGATTTTATACAGATATTAAGCGGTATTTCCCTTAAAGACGAACTGGCCCAAAATGCTCAGTATCTGATGGACAGTGAAAGTTTTATAAAAACAAAATGA
- a CDS encoding copper-translocating P-type ATPase: protein MKHTYSISGMTCKGCRGHVEKTLSNVEGVTIAKVDLQMAEAIIEMESHIPIETFAEALKNDGGRYHIHKQGHQIDEVKKDEKAKGKGRGTFYCPMHCEGEKTYDKAGDCPVCGMDLVEERSLSATSAQFTCPMHAEIVRDEPGSCPICGMDLVPLETDASEEDKTYQKLLKKFWIAVVFTVPIFLIAMSEMIMDNPLYSIFSQKNWNWIQLVLSIPVVFYATWIFFQRAWTSIQTMNLNMFTLIGIGSGIAWIFSVFAMLFPDIFPPDFKTMNGNVFVYFEATTVILTLVLLGQLLEARAHSQTSGAIKALLQLVPSTATLVENGNDKIISIDKIEKGYLLRVKPGEKIPVDGTIVEGHSSIDESMITGEPIPVDKTVDDKVSSGTINGTKSFVMIAEKVGSETLLSQIIHMVNNASRSKAPIQKLADKIAKYFVPIVLFVSMLTFIVWAVFGPEPAYVFAFVNAIAVLIIACPCALGLATPMSVMVGVGRGAQSGVLIKNAEALEKMNKVDTLIVDKTGTITEGKPSVEKVIAIDDSLSKDLLQYISSLNQYSEHPLAEAVVKYGKENNVTLTRVSDFEAVAGKGVIGTVGDLKVALGNSKLLEQLSISIDEKLLSQVTAEQEKGKTVSFIAVAQKAVGYVTIFDAIKKTSLEAIQELQKNGVEVIMLTGDNKNTAKAVAEQLNLKHYKAECLPEDKLNEIKLLQQQGRVVAMAGDGINDAPALAQSDVGIAMGTGTDVAIESASITLVKGDLQGIVKAKNLSHSVIKNIKQNLFFAFIYNVLGVPIAAGVLYPIFGLLLSPMIAALAMSFSSVSVIANALRLRNIKL, encoded by the coding sequence ATGAAACACACGTATAGTATCTCCGGAATGACCTGTAAGGGTTGTCGTGGACATGTCGAAAAAACACTTTCAAATGTAGAAGGAGTTACGATCGCCAAAGTAGACTTGCAAATGGCAGAGGCTATCATAGAAATGGAATCCCATATACCTATAGAGACATTTGCAGAAGCTTTGAAAAATGATGGTGGAAGGTATCATATTCACAAACAAGGACATCAGATAGATGAAGTCAAAAAGGATGAAAAGGCAAAAGGTAAAGGTAGAGGTACTTTTTATTGTCCTATGCATTGTGAAGGTGAAAAAACGTATGATAAAGCAGGTGACTGTCCGGTATGTGGAATGGACTTGGTGGAAGAAAGATCATTATCTGCCACAAGTGCTCAGTTTACTTGCCCTATGCATGCTGAGATTGTCAGGGACGAACCAGGCTCGTGCCCTATATGTGGGATGGATTTGGTGCCACTCGAAACCGATGCTTCTGAAGAGGATAAGACCTACCAAAAGCTTTTAAAGAAATTTTGGATAGCGGTTGTTTTTACTGTACCCATATTTCTGATTGCTATGTCCGAAATGATAATGGACAACCCTTTGTATTCTATATTTTCTCAAAAAAATTGGAACTGGATTCAGCTAGTATTGTCAATACCCGTAGTGTTTTATGCCACCTGGATATTTTTCCAACGAGCCTGGACTTCTATCCAGACTATGAATCTCAATATGTTTACGCTCATAGGCATTGGATCAGGTATAGCCTGGATATTTAGTGTCTTTGCTATGTTGTTTCCTGATATATTTCCACCCGATTTCAAAACGATGAATGGCAATGTTTTTGTTTATTTTGAGGCTACAACAGTCATACTTACTTTAGTTTTACTTGGTCAATTGCTGGAAGCAAGAGCCCACAGTCAGACCAGCGGTGCCATCAAAGCATTACTCCAATTAGTGCCTTCTACCGCCACTTTGGTGGAGAATGGCAACGATAAAATCATCTCTATTGATAAGATTGAGAAAGGTTATTTGCTTCGTGTCAAACCAGGCGAAAAGATTCCAGTGGATGGGACGATTGTCGAAGGCCATAGTAGTATTGATGAGTCAATGATTACGGGAGAGCCAATCCCAGTAGATAAAACTGTCGATGATAAGGTGAGTTCCGGAACGATCAATGGTACAAAATCCTTTGTCATGATCGCTGAAAAAGTAGGTTCCGAAACTTTATTATCTCAAATCATCCACATGGTAAATAATGCCAGTAGATCTAAAGCACCTATCCAAAAATTAGCAGATAAAATAGCAAAGTATTTTGTGCCCATAGTATTATTTGTTTCAATGTTGACATTTATAGTTTGGGCTGTTTTTGGGCCAGAACCAGCTTATGTATTTGCTTTTGTCAATGCCATCGCGGTATTAATTATTGCTTGCCCATGTGCTTTGGGATTGGCCACACCTATGTCGGTGATGGTAGGTGTAGGCAGAGGTGCTCAATCTGGAGTGCTAATTAAAAATGCCGAAGCCCTGGAGAAGATGAATAAGGTAGATACACTGATCGTAGATAAAACAGGTACGATCACAGAAGGAAAGCCGTCAGTAGAAAAAGTAATAGCAATAGATGATTCACTTTCTAAAGATTTGTTGCAATATATATCTTCATTGAATCAATACAGTGAGCATCCTTTGGCAGAAGCGGTGGTAAAATATGGGAAAGAGAATAATGTCACTTTGACCAGAGTGTCAGATTTTGAAGCAGTAGCCGGAAAAGGGGTCATCGGAACGGTTGGAGATTTAAAAGTAGCCTTGGGAAATTCGAAATTACTCGAACAATTATCCATTTCTATTGATGAAAAATTATTGTCCCAAGTGACAGCTGAACAAGAAAAAGGAAAAACAGTATCTTTTATAGCTGTGGCCCAAAAAGCAGTAGGTTATGTCACAATTTTTGATGCTATCAAAAAGACAAGTTTAGAAGCCATTCAGGAGTTACAAAAAAATGGCGTCGAAGTCATCATGTTGACTGGCGATAATAAAAATACTGCCAAAGCAGTGGCAGAACAATTGAACTTAAAGCACTACAAGGCGGAGTGCCTTCCGGAAGACAAACTCAATGAAATCAAATTACTACAACAACAAGGCAGAGTCGTAGCCATGGCTGGGGATGGCATCAATGATGCTCCGGCACTGGCACAGTCTGATGTAGGAATCGCGATGGGAACAGGTACTGATGTGGCCATAGAAAGTGCTTCGATCACCTTGGTTAAAGGAGACCTACAAGGAATAGTCAAAGCGAAAAATTTAAGTCACAGCGTTATTAAAAACATAAAGCAAAATTTATTTTTTGCTTTTATATACAATGTTTTGGGTGTCCCTATCGCTGCCGGAGTTCTCTACCCAATATTCGGATTACTTCTATCTCCGATGATAGCTGCATTGGCGATGAGTTTTAGTTCGGTTTCTGTGATTGCCAATGCACTTAGATTGAGAAATATAAAATTGTGA
- a CDS encoding efflux RND transporter permease subunit — protein MNIKNIFKKAHDPLSPEEKLLLIESSSKLVGPGVFYSTIIVIASFLPVFLLTGMEGKLFSPLAWTKSFILIVDAFLAISLTPVLISFLLKGKLRPENKNPLNKALERVYTPMLVFCLKWRKTILGLNIIALVIGILMFTKLGSEFMPPLDEGSILFMPVTLPDVSNSEVKRILQVQDKLIKSIPEVAHVLGKAGRANTATDNSPISMVETIILLKPQHQWRDNLSKNDIITEINNKLQIPGVINGFTQPIINRINMLSTGIRTDVGIKIYGANLDSINVLAQKIKKTLEGTSGVKDLYAEPITGGKYIDIEAKRDEIGRYGLTIDDINVVVEAAIGGMKLTTTIEGRQRFSVNARYAQEFRNSIEALKQLQVQTMEYGPIPLEAVADVKVSDGPPMINSENAMLRGSVLFNVRDRDLGSTVKEAQSKLNTMMTKMPKGYYVEWSGQWENQIRANRTLSMILPIVILIIFTVLYFTYKSMKEALITMITVPFALIGGIFMVYFYGINLSVAVAVGFIALFGMAIETAMLMTIYLNEAMNKMVEKHGNSAQTLSEDILKEYIIEGSAKRLRPKLMTVSVSLFGLIPILWATGTGADVMVPITVPLIGGTITSTIYVLLVTPIVFEMTKLRELKSKGKIELIDVKE, from the coding sequence ATGAACATAAAAAATATATTTAAAAAGGCACATGATCCATTATCTCCTGAAGAAAAATTGCTGCTTATAGAAAGCTCTTCAAAATTGGTTGGACCAGGTGTTTTCTACTCGACGATCATTGTAATAGCATCCTTTTTACCTGTATTTCTGCTTACGGGTATGGAAGGAAAACTATTTAGTCCTTTGGCATGGACCAAGTCTTTTATACTGATTGTAGATGCTTTTTTAGCCATCTCACTTACTCCGGTATTGATCAGCTTTTTGTTAAAAGGAAAACTAAGACCTGAAAACAAAAATCCGCTTAATAAAGCGCTTGAAAGGGTCTACACACCTATGTTGGTTTTTTGCTTAAAATGGCGCAAGACAATTTTGGGTCTCAATATAATAGCACTTGTTATCGGAATTTTAATGTTTACTAAGCTTGGATCGGAATTTATGCCCCCATTGGATGAAGGATCAATATTGTTTATGCCTGTTACTTTGCCGGATGTTTCCAATTCCGAGGTAAAAAGAATTTTACAGGTTCAGGATAAACTTATAAAATCTATACCCGAGGTTGCGCATGTATTGGGTAAAGCAGGCAGAGCAAATACTGCAACGGATAATAGTCCGATCAGTATGGTGGAAACGATAATACTGCTCAAGCCCCAACACCAATGGCGTGACAATTTAAGTAAGAATGATATCATTACTGAAATCAATAATAAACTTCAGATACCAGGTGTAATCAATGGTTTTACCCAACCCATCATCAATCGTATCAATATGCTTTCTACAGGTATCAGAACTGATGTCGGTATAAAAATTTATGGTGCAAATCTGGATTCTATAAATGTACTCGCGCAAAAAATAAAAAAAACACTTGAAGGAACATCTGGTGTGAAAGACTTATATGCAGAGCCCATCACGGGTGGAAAATATATCGATATAGAAGCGAAACGAGATGAAATAGGCAGATATGGTCTAACCATAGATGATATAAATGTTGTCGTGGAGGCGGCTATAGGTGGAATGAAACTCACTACTACTATCGAAGGAAGGCAAAGATTTTCGGTAAATGCAAGATATGCGCAGGAATTTAGAAATAGCATAGAGGCCTTAAAACAACTGCAGGTACAAACGATGGAGTATGGTCCTATCCCACTGGAGGCTGTAGCAGATGTTAAGGTCAGCGATGGCCCACCTATGATAAACAGTGAGAATGCAATGTTGCGTGGAAGTGTGCTATTTAATGTCAGGGACCGGGATTTGGGCAGTACAGTAAAAGAAGCACAAAGCAAACTGAACACCATGATGACTAAGATGCCCAAGGGATACTATGTAGAATGGAGTGGACAATGGGAAAATCAAATCAGGGCCAACAGAACTTTAAGTATGATATTACCAATAGTGATACTTATTATTTTCACAGTGCTATATTTCACCTATAAATCCATGAAAGAAGCGTTGATCACCATGATCACTGTTCCCTTCGCATTGATAGGAGGCATATTTATGGTGTATTTTTATGGTATAAATTTGTCCGTTGCTGTTGCTGTTGGATTTATTGCTCTTTTCGGAATGGCTATAGAAACTGCCATGCTGATGACTATATATCTGAATGAAGCGATGAATAAAATGGTAGAAAAACATGGAAATTCTGCTCAGACTCTATCAGAAGATATACTGAAAGAATATATTATCGAAGGCTCAGCGAAGAGATTAAGACCCAAGCTCATGACCGTTTCAGTTTCCCTGTTCGGGTTGATTCCTATCTTATGGGCTACAGGCACCGGTGCAGATGTCATGGTACCTATCACAGTGCCGCTTATAGGTGGGACTATTACTTCTACCATTTACGTACTGCTGGTGACGCCCATAGTGTTTGAAATGACAAAACTTCGTGAATTAAAAAGTAAAGGTAAAATAGAACTTATAGATGTTAAAGAATAG
- a CDS encoding efflux RND transporter permease subunit, whose translation MVEKLITFSLKNRFIVLMISAGLFGWGIYSVQQNPIDAIPDLSENQVIVFTEWMGRSPQVIEDQVTYPLVSNLQGIPKVKNIRGTSMFGMSFVYIIFEDNVDVYWARTRVLERLNYAQRLLPQNVVPTLGPDGTGVGHIFWYHLEANGMDLGEQRALQDWYVKFALQTVPGVAEVASFGGFEKQYQLVLDPLKMQYYGISMMEAMNAVKTSNNDVGGRKFEMSDMAYIVRGLGYIKNIKDIEDITIKNYNSVPILVKDIGSVQMGGDLRLGIFDQNGEGEVVGGIVVMRYGENADKVIKSVKEKMKEVEKGLPEGVTFKTSYDRGELIEKAIESVRGTLIEEMIAVSIIVLLFLFHWRSALIILIQLPISVSIGFILLEAFGISSNIMSLTGIALAIGVVVDDGIVMVENAYRTISEKQEELENIQN comes from the coding sequence ATGGTAGAAAAATTAATCACATTTTCATTAAAAAACCGATTCATTGTACTGATGATATCTGCCGGACTATTTGGCTGGGGGATCTATAGTGTTCAACAGAATCCAATTGATGCCATACCAGATTTATCTGAAAATCAAGTTATTGTGTTTACAGAATGGATGGGCAGAAGTCCGCAGGTCATAGAAGATCAGGTGACCTATCCGCTGGTCTCCAATCTGCAGGGTATACCGAAAGTAAAAAATATCAGAGGTACTTCAATGTTTGGAATGAGCTTTGTCTATATCATTTTTGAAGACAATGTAGATGTGTATTGGGCAAGAACACGTGTATTGGAACGTCTAAATTATGCTCAACGACTGCTGCCACAAAATGTAGTTCCTACTTTAGGGCCAGACGGCACAGGTGTAGGTCATATTTTCTGGTATCATCTGGAAGCAAATGGCATGGATTTGGGAGAACAAAGAGCCTTACAGGACTGGTATGTTAAATTTGCACTACAAACAGTTCCCGGAGTGGCTGAAGTAGCATCATTTGGCGGTTTTGAAAAACAGTACCAATTGGTTTTAGACCCATTAAAAATGCAATATTATGGCATTAGTATGATGGAAGCCATGAACGCAGTAAAAACCAGTAATAATGATGTTGGCGGTCGGAAATTTGAAATGAGTGATATGGCCTATATTGTGAGGGGATTGGGGTATATTAAAAATATTAAGGATATAGAAGACATAACTATAAAAAACTACAATTCAGTTCCTATTCTTGTCAAAGATATCGGATCCGTACAGATGGGTGGCGACTTGCGTCTAGGTATTTTTGACCAAAATGGTGAAGGTGAAGTTGTAGGTGGCATTGTGGTCATGCGATATGGTGAAAATGCCGATAAAGTCATTAAATCGGTCAAAGAAAAAATGAAGGAAGTCGAAAAAGGACTGCCAGAAGGAGTCACATTCAAAACATCGTACGATCGCGGTGAATTGATAGAAAAAGCCATTGAATCAGTCAGAGGAACTTTGATAGAAGAAATGATCGCTGTATCCATCATTGTATTACTCTTTCTCTTTCACTGGCGTAGTGCCCTGATCATCCTGATACAATTGCCCATTTCTGTGTCCATAGGGTTTATTTTGCTGGAAGCTTTTGGTATCTCATCCAATATCATGTCATTGACAGGAATCGCATTAGCCATTGGTGTTGTAGTCGATGACGGTATAGTGATGGTTGAGAATGCTTACAGGACAATATCGGAAAAACAGGAAGAACTGGAAAATATTCAAAATTAG
- a CDS encoding efflux RND transporter periplasmic adaptor subunit: MTKSTIIVLLFFAVSISCSEQKENDHSTHSDMANVFYTCSMDPQVKEDKPGKCPICHMELTPIKSDDTKPNEIKLSDQQIQLGNITTQTFVATQNNLDQSYTGTLTFDQDKIKTISARAMGRIEKLYFKTLGGFISKNQPVYDLYSEDIAIAKQDFVSAYRQLSLPGDFGKNADRLLLAAKQKLQFYGLNDRQIESLKTSKDVSPYTTFYSVTGGYINEISVTEGSYVMEGTEILKTADLTSLWLETQVNINYANGFRIGQQAKVSFNDFPDKSVNTVVSFVNPEINPDTRLLLIRMKIENKNLQLKPGMQAEANITRSNIKGLFIPVDALIREEKATYIWLEKTPGVFENQMVNTGIEINGLIEIKTSMDSLKNVVITGAYAINSEYKFRKGSDPMEGHNM; encoded by the coding sequence ATGACAAAATCAACCATAATTGTACTTTTATTTTTTGCTGTATCCATTTCCTGTAGTGAACAAAAAGAAAATGATCATAGTACCCATTCTGATATGGCTAATGTTTTTTATACTTGCTCGATGGATCCACAGGTAAAAGAAGATAAGCCCGGCAAGTGTCCTATATGTCACATGGAATTAACGCCTATCAAGAGTGATGATACAAAGCCAAATGAAATTAAGTTAAGTGATCAGCAAATTCAATTGGGAAATATCACTACCCAAACTTTTGTCGCTACGCAAAACAATCTGGATCAGAGCTATACCGGTACATTAACTTTTGATCAGGACAAAATAAAAACGATTTCCGCGAGAGCAATGGGCAGGATTGAAAAATTATATTTTAAAACACTGGGTGGATTTATTTCTAAAAATCAACCGGTCTATGATCTTTACAGTGAAGATATAGCCATTGCCAAACAAGACTTTGTCTCTGCTTACCGGCAACTTTCCTTGCCCGGTGATTTTGGCAAAAATGCGGACAGATTATTACTTGCGGCAAAACAAAAATTGCAGTTTTACGGATTGAATGACAGACAAATTGAAAGTTTGAAAACCAGCAAAGATGTTTCTCCTTACACTACTTTTTATAGTGTTACCGGCGGTTATATCAATGAAATATCAGTGACAGAAGGCAGTTATGTGATGGAAGGAACAGAGATACTTAAAACAGCAGATTTAACCAGTTTGTGGCTCGAAACGCAGGTAAATATTAACTATGCGAATGGATTTAGGATAGGACAACAAGCTAAAGTTTCTTTTAATGATTTTCCTGACAAGTCAGTTAATACTGTAGTATCATTTGTTAATCCTGAAATTAATCCCGATACAAGACTACTTCTGATTCGGATGAAAATAGAGAATAAAAACTTACAATTGAAGCCTGGAATGCAAGCCGAAGCAAATATAACACGATCCAATATCAAAGGACTGTTTATACCCGTTGACGCCCTAATCCGGGAAGAAAAGGCTACCTATATCTGGTTAGAAAAGACACCCGGTGTTTTTGAAAATCAAATGGTTAATACAGGTATTGAGATTAATGGTTTGATAGAAATAAAAACATCCATGGACAGCTTAAAAAATGTAGTTATAACAGGTGCTTATGCGATTAATAGTGAATATAAATTCAGAAAAGGAAGTGATCCAATGGAAGGGCATAATATGTAA